A section of the Humulus lupulus chromosome 2, drHumLupu1.1, whole genome shotgun sequence genome encodes:
- the LOC133819131 gene encoding uncharacterized protein LOC133819131 yields MAEVEAGSRAAGSSVGGGGVVEASLKDKGNEYFKAGNYLKAAALYTQAIKQDPGNSALYSNRAAAFLHLVKLSKALADAETAIALSPEWEKGYFRKGCILEVMERYDDALAAFQTALQFNPKSAEVSRKIKRISQLVKDKKRAQEVENLRSNINMAKHLEKLKTEMSDKYGSEEGWEEMFSFLVETMETAIKSWHETSKVDPRVYFLLDKEKTETDKYAPMVNIDKAFESPHTHSNCFLYLRQYAEDSFSRAACLVTPKSIISYPQVWKGQGPRKWRHGQQDGFFIQFETAFLRKLWFIPSSNEQGQMLCRDPEVLDISAHEVLPRLYKEKRSSS; encoded by the exons ATGGCGGAAGTTGAGGCAGGATCACGTGCGGCGGGCTCATCAGTCGGTGGTGGTGGAGTGGTGGAGGCGTCTCTGAAAGATAAGGGCAATGAGTATTTCAAAGCAGGGAACTATCTCAAAGCCGCTGCTCTCTACACTCAGGCCATCAAACAAGACCCTGGCAACTCTGCCCTTTACAG CAACCGCGCTGCAGCATTTCTGCACTTGGTTAAGCTTAGCAAAGCACTTGCTGATGCTGAGACAGCAATTGCATTGAGCCCAGAGTGGGAAAAG GGATATTTCAGGAAAGGATGCATATTAGAGGTCATGGAGCGTTACGATGAT GCTTTAGCTGCTTTCCAAACTGCTTTGCAATTCAATCCAAAAAGTGCAGAAGTATCAAGAAAAATTAAAAGAATATCCCAGTTGGTGAAAGATAAAAAGCGAGCTCAAGAAGTAGAGAACTTAAGATCCAATATCAATATGGCAAAGCACTTGGAAAAACTGAAGACTGAAATG TCAGATAAGTATGGGTCCGAAGAGGGCTGGGAAGAAATGTTTTCTTTTCTTGTTGAGACAATGGAAACAGCTATAAAATCATGGCATGAAACCTCGAAGGTTGATCCTAGAgtatactttcttcttgataaggAGAAGACAGAGACTGATAAATATGCTCCAATGGTCAACATTGATAAG GCCTTTGAGTCACCCCATACACACAGCAACTGCTTTTTGTATCTCAGGCAGTATGCTGAGGATTCTTTCTCCAGAGCGGCATGCTTGGTTACCCCCAAAAGTATAATATCGTATCCACAG GTCTGGAAAGGTCAAGGACCAAGGAAGTGGAGACATGGGCAGCAGGATGGTTTCTTTATTCAATTTGAGACAGCATTTCTGCGAAAGCTttggtttatccctagttccaaTGAACAGGGCCAGATGCTGTGCAG GGACCCGGAGGTTCTAGATATCAGTGCTCATGAAGTGCTTCCACGCCTATACAAGGAAAAGCGCTCCAGTTCTTAG
- the LOC133819130 gene encoding sulfate transporter 3.1-like yields MAKNGGNYEYGPHKVAIPPAKPFLKGLKSTLKETFFPDDPFRHMKNEQSGLRRLVLGLQYFVPILEWAPRYTFSFFKADLISGITIASLAVPQGISYANLANLPPILGLYSSFVPPLIYAMLGTSRDLAVGTVAVGSLLIASMLGKEVSPTESPKLYVQLAITATFFAGVFQSALGFLRLGFVVDFLSHATIVGFMSGAATVVCLQQLKGVLGLVHFTHETDIMSVVHAIFSQVHEWRWESGVLGVCFVFFLMVTKYLSKRKKAFFWINALAPLTSVILGSLLVFLTHAEKHGVQVIGHLKKGLNPLTVSELAFGSPHLTLAIKTGIVVGIIGLAEGVAVGRSFATFKNYHIDGNKEMIAFGMMNIAGSCTSCYLTAGPFSRSAVNFNAGCKTAVSNIVMSMAVMITLLFLTPLFHYTPLVVLSAIIIVAMLSLIDYESAIHLWKIDKLDFVVCMGAYLGVVFASVEIGLIIAVTISLLRVFLFIARPRTTVLGNIPNSMIYRSTDQYPIANSVPGVLILHIDAPIYFANANYLRERISRWIYEEEDKLKCSGETSLHYVILDLSSVGSIDTSGISMLEEVKRNTERKGHKLVLANPRSEVIKKLDKSKFIEAVGQEWIYLTVGEAVAACNFMLHTCKPNVGTEESNRQADDNV; encoded by the exons ATGGCGAAGAACGGAGGAAATTACGAATATGGCCCTCACAAGGTGGCAATACCTCCGGCGAAGCCCTTCTTGAAAGGACTAAAATCGACTCTAAAAGAGACATTCTTTCCGGACGACCCTTTCCGACACATGAAGAATGAGCAGTCGGGGTTGAGACGACTGGTGTTGGGTCTTCAGTACTTCGTGCCCATACTGGAATGGGCTCCACGCTACACTTTCTCCTTCTTCAAAGCTGACCTCATTTCAGGCATCACCATCGCCAGTCTAGCTGTTCCTCAGGGAATCAGCTATGCTAATTTGGCCAACTTACCTCCTATTCTCGGCTTAT ATTCGAGCTTCGTTCCGCCGTTGATATACGCGATGTTGGGAACATCTCGGGACTTGGCAGTGGGGACAGTGGCAGTTGGATCGCTTCTGATAGCGTCGATGTTGGGGAAGGAAGTTAGCCCTACTGAAAGCCCAAAGCTTTACGTTCAGTTGGCTATCACTGCTACTTTCTTTGCTGGTGTTTTCCAGTCTGCTTTAGGATTCTTAAG ACTTGGGTTTGTGGTGGACTTTCTTTCGCACGCAACCATAGTGGGATTCATGAGTGGAGCAGCCACAGTGGTGTGCCTTCAGCAGTTGAAAGGAGTGCTTGGACTCGTTCATTTCACTCACGAGACTGATATTATGTCTGTGGTTCACGCCATCTTTTCTCAAGTACACgag TGGAGATGGGAAAGTGGTGTTTTGGGAGTCTGTTTCGTTTTCTTCCTCATGGTTACAAAATACCTA AGCAAGAGAAAAAAAGCCTTCTTTTGGATAAACGCTTTGGCGCCTCTAACATCTGTGATTCTAGGGAGTCTTCTTGTCTTCCTAACCCATGCTGAAAAACATGGCGTTCAAGTG ATAGGGCACCTGAAAAAAGGGCTGAATCCACTAACAGTGTCTGAGCTGGCTTTTGGGTCACCACATCTGACATTAGCCATTAAAACAGGAATTGTCGTCGGCATTATTGGTCTTGCG GAAGGAGTAGCAGTAGGAAGAAGCTTTGCTACATTCAAGAACTATCATATTGATGGGAACAAAGAAATGATCGCCTTTGGGATGATGAACATTGCTGGCTCTTGTACTTCTTGCTACTTAACCGCTG GGCCATTTTCTAGAAGTGCTGTGAACTTCAACGCAGGATGTAAAACCGCAGTCTCCAACATTGTCATGTCAATGGCAGTGATGATCACACTCTTGTTCTTGACACCACTGTTCCACTACACTCCACTCGTGGTGCTTTCCGCCATTATCATCGTCGCCATGCTCAGCCTCATCGACTACGAATCTGCCATCCACCTATGGAAGATTGACAAGCTTGACTTCGTCGTCTGCATGGGGGCCTACCTCGGTGTGGTCTTTGCCAGTGTAGAGATTGGTCTGATCATTGCA GTCACAATTTCCCTTCTGAGAGTTTTTCTGTTTATTGCTAGACCAAGAACTACTGTTCTTGGCAACATACCCAACTCCATGATCTACAGAAGCACTGATCAATATCCAATTGCTAACAGTGTTCCTGGAGTTCTCATTCTTCATATTGATGCACCCATTTACTTTGCCAATGCCAACTACTTAAGGGAAAG AATCTCTCGGTGGATATATGAAGAGGAAGACAAACTAAAATGTTCGGGGGAAACAAGTTTGCACTATGTTATACTGGACCTCAGCT CTGTTGGTAGCATTGACACGAGTGGGATTAGCATGCTTGAGGAGGTCAAGAGAAATACAGAGAGAAAGGGTCACAAG CTTGTGTTAGCAAACCCGCGAAGCGAGGTGATCAAAAAGCTCGACAAGTCAAAATTCATCGAGGCCGTCGGTCAGGAATGGATCTATCTCACTGTGGGAGAGGCTGTGGCGGCATGTAACTTCATGCTGCATACCTGCAAGCCAAATGTAGGAACAGAGGAATCAAATAGACAAGCTGATGACAATGTGTAG